The following proteins come from a genomic window of Lachnoclostridium phytofermentans ISDg:
- a CDS encoding hydrolase, with translation MKREEAWKLLTEFNKEEFHLEHAQIVEQTMKYFAKKLGYNEEEDFWGIVGLLHDLDFEQFPDEHCIKEQEIMRERGVDERIIHAAASHGYGITVDIKPEHEMEKILYAVDELTGLIGAVVIMRPSKSVQDLELKSVKKKYKSKGFAAGCSREVIERGADILGWTLDELLQETIDALKTFRD, from the coding sequence ATGAAACGTGAAGAAGCATGGAAACTTCTAACAGAATTTAATAAAGAAGAATTTCATCTAGAGCATGCTCAGATTGTTGAGCAGACAATGAAGTATTTTGCTAAAAAATTAGGATATAATGAGGAAGAAGATTTTTGGGGAATTGTTGGATTACTGCATGATTTAGATTTTGAGCAATTTCCGGACGAACATTGCATCAAAGAGCAAGAGATAATGAGAGAGCGTGGGGTAGATGAGAGAATAATCCATGCTGCAGCAAGTCACGGCTATGGTATTACGGTAGATATAAAACCAGAGCATGAGATGGAAAAAATCCTTTATGCGGTAGATGAGCTTACAGGACTTATCGGAGCAGTGGTGATTATGAGACCATCCAAAAGTGTTCAGGACCTGGAACTTAAGTCTGTTAAGAAAAAGTATAAAAGCAAAGGCTTTGCAGCAGGCTGTTCCCGTGAAGTAATTGAAAGAGGTGCGGACATACTTGGGTGGACATTAGATGAGTTACTTCAAGAGACCATAGATGCATTAAAAACATTTCGTGATTAA
- a CDS encoding pyridoxal phosphate-dependent aminotransferase, translating into MKPLSERTANFSDSVIRRMTRISNQYDAINLSQGFPDFNPPKEITDRLANIAGEGPHQYALTWGAENFRYALAKKQEQFSGMKINPDTEIVVTCGSTEAMMAAMMTVTNPGDKVIIFSPFYENYGADVILSGAEPIYVPLKPPAFSFDANELEDAFKKGVKALILCNPSNPCGKVFTYDELKIIADLAIKYDTYVITDEVYEHIIYEPNQHIYMATLPGMRERTIICSSLSKTYSITGWRLGYVIASPFVIERVKKVHDFLTVGAAAPLMEAAVVGLNFGEEYYKELQKHYTQKKDLFIGGLSDLKLNFTDPQGAYYVLVDVSEFNVKDDVRFCEWLAREVGVGAVPGSSFFKEEVNHLIRLHFAKKDETLIGALDRLTDLRKKAIQSNGYFK; encoded by the coding sequence ATGAAACCATTAAGTGAACGAACTGCCAATTTTTCGGATTCTGTTATCCGTAGAATGACCAGAATATCGAATCAATACGATGCCATTAATTTATCTCAAGGGTTCCCGGATTTTAATCCACCCAAAGAGATCACAGATAGACTTGCTAACATAGCAGGAGAAGGTCCTCATCAATATGCACTTACATGGGGAGCTGAGAATTTTAGGTATGCTCTTGCTAAGAAACAGGAACAGTTTTCTGGAATGAAGATTAATCCAGATACTGAGATTGTAGTTACCTGTGGAAGTACAGAAGCAATGATGGCAGCAATGATGACAGTAACAAATCCTGGGGATAAAGTAATTATATTCTCTCCTTTTTATGAAAATTACGGTGCTGATGTCATACTTTCCGGTGCGGAACCTATCTATGTACCACTAAAGCCTCCTGCCTTTTCCTTCGATGCAAATGAGCTAGAAGATGCATTTAAAAAAGGTGTAAAGGCATTAATTTTATGTAATCCATCGAATCCTTGCGGTAAAGTATTTACTTACGATGAATTAAAAATTATTGCAGACCTTGCAATAAAATATGATACTTATGTTATTACTGATGAAGTATATGAACATATCATATACGAGCCTAATCAACATATTTATATGGCGACCTTGCCTGGTATGAGGGAAAGAACGATCATATGTAGTTCGCTATCCAAAACATATTCCATCACTGGTTGGCGTTTAGGATATGTAATAGCAAGTCCTTTTGTAATAGAAAGGGTAAAAAAAGTCCATGACTTTTTAACGGTTGGAGCAGCAGCACCTTTAATGGAAGCAGCGGTTGTAGGGCTTAATTTTGGTGAAGAATATTATAAAGAGCTACAAAAACATTATACACAGAAAAAAGATCTGTTTATTGGTGGATTGTCTGATTTGAAACTAAACTTTACAGATCCACAAGGAGCATATTATGTATTAGTGGATGTTTCTGAATTTAATGTAAAAGACGACGTAAGATTTTGTGAATGGTTAGCCAGAGAAGTTGGTGTAGGAGCAGTACCAGGCTCTAGCTTCTTTAAAGAAGAGGTGAATCACCTTATTAGGCTTCACTTTGCAAAGAAGGATGAAACCTTAATTGGAGCATTGGATCGACTAACCGATTTAAGAAAGAAAGCAATCCAAAGCAATGGATATTTTAAATAA
- a CDS encoding ABC transporter ATP-binding protein produces the protein MYKVLAKSIREFKKHSIKAPVFVSFEVMMECTIPFITAKLVNQIKAGCDFGVIARYGLLLVVMALLSLMFGTIAGTACATASTGFARNLRKDLFYRIQTYSFENIDRFSASSLVTRLTTDVSNVQNAYMMIIRTAIRCPLMLIFSFTMAFVMGGKMAFIFLFVVPVLGFGLFFIIRKVMPLFKKVFRKYDVLNNSIQENVKGMRVVKSYVREDYEKSKFEVAAGDVCADFTRAEKILAFNNPLMQFCLYTVMVFVLYFGSYTIITSRGLDLDVGQFSALLTYSFQILSSLMMLSMVFVMITIASESASRIVEVLQEESTLTSPELSLKEVKNGSIDFEQVSFKYSKKAERMSLEEINLHIKSGETIGIIGGTGSSKSSLIQLIPRLYDATKGVVKVGGEDVKKYDLDSLRNQVAVVLQKNVLFSGTIKENLRWGNKEATEEELVEACKLAGADEFISRFPDGYDTYIEQGGANVSGGQKQRLCIARALLKNPKILIMDDSTSAVDMKTDALIRKSLKEFIPETTKIIIAQRTASVEDADRIIVMEGGTINAIGTHAELIRSNNIYQEVYLSQNKVGDQDAE, from the coding sequence ATGTATAAAGTACTTGCTAAAAGTATACGGGAATTTAAAAAGCATTCCATCAAAGCTCCTGTATTCGTTTCATTTGAGGTTATGATGGAATGTACCATACCTTTTATTACAGCAAAACTCGTAAATCAAATAAAAGCTGGATGCGATTTTGGTGTTATTGCAAGATATGGTCTTCTTTTAGTAGTAATGGCTTTACTATCACTAATGTTCGGAACAATAGCTGGTACTGCTTGTGCTACTGCCTCCACAGGCTTTGCGCGTAATTTAAGAAAAGACTTATTTTATAGGATTCAAACGTATTCATTTGAAAATATTGATCGTTTTTCCGCATCATCATTAGTTACTAGACTTACTACTGATGTATCAAATGTTCAGAATGCTTACATGATGATAATTCGTACGGCAATCAGATGTCCTTTAATGCTTATCTTTTCCTTTACCATGGCATTTGTCATGGGTGGTAAAATGGCGTTTATCTTTCTATTCGTTGTACCTGTCCTTGGGTTTGGCTTATTTTTTATCATTCGAAAAGTAATGCCACTATTTAAAAAGGTATTTCGTAAGTATGACGTACTGAATAATTCCATTCAGGAAAATGTAAAAGGTATGCGTGTAGTAAAATCTTATGTTAGAGAAGATTACGAAAAGAGTAAATTCGAAGTAGCAGCGGGAGATGTATGTGCTGATTTTACAAGAGCAGAAAAGATTTTGGCTTTTAATAATCCTTTGATGCAGTTTTGTTTATATACTGTTATGGTTTTCGTTTTATACTTTGGTTCTTACACCATCATTACATCAAGAGGTCTTGATTTAGATGTAGGACAGTTTTCTGCATTACTTACTTATAGCTTCCAGATTTTAAGTAGCTTAATGATGTTATCTATGGTATTTGTCATGATTACAATTGCTAGTGAGTCAGCAAGCCGTATCGTAGAAGTTTTACAGGAGGAAAGTACTCTAACGAGTCCAGAACTTAGTCTTAAGGAAGTAAAGAATGGCTCAATAGATTTTGAACAGGTAAGTTTTAAATATTCAAAGAAAGCAGAACGTATGTCCCTTGAAGAAATTAATCTTCATATTAAATCAGGCGAGACGATAGGAATTATTGGTGGTACTGGTTCTTCAAAATCATCCTTGATTCAATTAATCCCTCGACTTTATGATGCTACGAAAGGCGTTGTAAAAGTTGGTGGTGAAGATGTAAAAAAATATGACCTAGATTCCCTTCGTAATCAAGTAGCAGTGGTTTTACAAAAAAATGTTTTATTTTCCGGTACGATTAAGGAAAACCTTCGTTGGGGAAATAAAGAAGCAACAGAGGAAGAGCTTGTAGAAGCATGTAAGTTAGCTGGGGCGGATGAATTTATATCAAGATTTCCAGATGGATACGATACTTATATTGAACAGGGCGGTGCCAATGTATCAGGTGGACAAAAGCAGCGTCTATGTATTGCCAGAGCACTACTAAAAAACCCTAAGATCCTTATAATGGATGATTCTACGAGTGCAGTTGATATGAAGACAGATGCTTTGATTAGAAAATCGTTAAAAGAGTTTATCCCTGAGACAACAAAAATTATTATTGCTCAGAGAACAGCGTCTGTAGAAGATGCTGACCGCATTATTGTTATGGAGGGCGGTACTATTAATGCTATTGGAACTCATGCGGAACTAATTAGGAGCAACAATATCTATCAAGAAGTTTATTTATCACAGAATAAGGTAGGTGATCAGGATGCAGAATAA
- a CDS encoding ABC transporter ATP-binding protein: MQNKPVIKRKGVLKRLIKTLFEFYPVMLPIVVVCIVFNAVISSIPSIFMQNIISSVESTWQTGDWKSVSGHIAGLVGLLATCYVLSLAASFAFNRMMAIITQGSLKKLRVKMFHGMQNLPIQYFDTHNHGDIMSYYTNDIDTLRQMVSQSIPQLMTSGIIAITVFCIMLYFSVWMTLVVLVGVFFMYKITKKVGGGSAKYFIRQQAALGKVEGYVEETMNGQKVVKVFCHEEECKAGFDEINDALFADAERANKYANTLGPILNNIGNILYVIVALFGGFLLLTDAPNVSISGFAISISIVVPFLNMTKQFSGNINQVSHQINAVVMGLAGASRIFELIDELPEEDEGNVTLVNAREENGAIVECKERTGIWAWKYPHDDGTVSYTKLTGDVRMFDVDFGYVENKTILHNITLYAEPGQKIAFVGATGAGKTTITNLINRFYDIADGKIRYDGININKIKKSDLRRSLGVVLQDTNLFTGTVMDNIRYGKLDATDGECIEAAKLAGAHDFITRLPDGYQTPLTSNGSNLSQGQRQLLAIARAAVADPPVMILDEATSSIDTRTEAIVQRGMDALMKGRTVFVIAHRLSTVKNSDVIMVLEQGHIVERGNHDQLIAEKGKYYQLYTGAFELE, encoded by the coding sequence ATGCAGAATAAGCCAGTAATCAAGCGAAAAGGTGTACTAAAGCGCCTGATAAAAACATTATTTGAATTTTATCCAGTTATGTTACCGATTGTAGTAGTTTGTATCGTCTTTAATGCAGTGATATCCTCCATCCCTTCTATCTTTATGCAGAATATCATATCATCGGTGGAAAGTACTTGGCAGACTGGAGATTGGAAATCTGTATCCGGACATATTGCCGGGCTGGTAGGATTGTTAGCAACCTGCTACGTTCTATCCTTAGCAGCCTCTTTCGCATTTAACCGAATGATGGCTATTATAACACAAGGTTCTTTAAAGAAATTGCGTGTAAAAATGTTTCATGGTATGCAGAATCTTCCGATTCAATATTTTGATACACATAATCATGGAGATATCATGAGTTACTATACAAATGATATTGATACTTTACGTCAGATGGTTTCTCAAAGTATACCTCAGTTAATGACTTCAGGTATCATTGCAATTACCGTATTTTGTATTATGCTATATTTTAGCGTTTGGATGACCCTTGTGGTTTTAGTTGGTGTATTCTTCATGTATAAAATCACTAAAAAAGTTGGTGGCGGGTCTGCTAAGTATTTTATTCGTCAACAGGCGGCTCTTGGTAAAGTGGAAGGTTATGTCGAAGAGACGATGAACGGACAGAAAGTTGTAAAAGTCTTCTGTCATGAGGAAGAATGTAAAGCTGGTTTTGATGAGATCAACGACGCATTATTCGCAGATGCCGAAAGAGCAAATAAATATGCTAATACACTAGGACCAATCTTAAATAATATTGGAAATATCCTTTATGTAATTGTTGCATTATTTGGTGGATTTTTATTACTTACCGATGCACCAAACGTAAGTATATCAGGATTTGCTATCAGTATAAGTATTGTAGTACCATTTTTAAATATGACGAAGCAGTTTTCTGGAAATATCAATCAAGTATCGCACCAGATTAATGCAGTTGTTATGGGACTTGCAGGAGCTTCTCGAATCTTTGAACTTATCGATGAGTTGCCAGAAGAGGATGAAGGTAATGTAACGTTAGTGAATGCCAGAGAAGAAAATGGAGCAATAGTAGAATGTAAGGAACGTACCGGAATTTGGGCTTGGAAATATCCACATGACGATGGAACAGTATCTTATACAAAACTAACCGGTGATGTTAGGATGTTTGATGTAGATTTTGGATATGTAGAAAATAAGACCATATTGCATAACATAACCCTGTATGCAGAGCCAGGACAGAAAATAGCTTTTGTTGGTGCGACTGGTGCTGGTAAGACAACAATCACAAACCTTATCAATCGTTTTTATGATATCGCAGATGGTAAGATTCGATATGATGGTATCAATATAAATAAAATCAAAAAGTCAGACCTTCGTCGTTCCCTTGGTGTGGTTTTACAAGATACCAATCTTTTTACCGGAACAGTTATGGACAATATTCGTTATGGTAAGCTAGATGCTACGGATGGGGAATGTATTGAGGCTGCAAAATTAGCAGGTGCTCATGATTTTATTACGCGTTTGCCGGATGGTTATCAGACACCACTTACTAGCAACGGATCTAATTTATCTCAAGGACAGAGACAGCTATTAGCTATTGCACGAGCAGCAGTTGCTGATCCTCCGGTAATGATTCTAGATGAGGCTACTTCCTCCATTGATACCCGTACCGAAGCAATTGTACAGCGAGGCATGGATGCATTAATGAAGGGCCGTACGGTATTTGTAATAGCTCATCGACTTTCTACTGTTAAGAATTCCGATGTGATTATGGTTTTAGAACAGGGCCATATCGTAGAACGTGGTAATCATGATCAGCTAATTGCTGAAAAGGGAAAATATTATCAGTTGTATACCGGTGCTTTTGAATTAGAATAG
- a CDS encoding sensor histidine kinase, with amino-acid sequence MNSIYDRLLILICCSFFLDINTNIKYAVIALLVAMAISEFNYVMEKELFLYGSYICYFLLCFFMPQFFAFLPLLLYEAVCFRKKTLSIAVVFTAGYQLVQFDSTFKCLFFIMLHIISVTFAVRTMKQSQLKAQLFKLQDTTKESNMELEARNQELIRQQDTEIYLATLKERNRIAREIHDNVGHMLSRSILIVGAAIAVNKNEESNELLCGLKDTLSDAMNSIRLSVHDLHDGAIDLRTSVEQLVNDFSFCKVELDYDMGNVVNRNVKYCFLTILKESFSNMIKHSNATKVEVLLREHPGMYQLLIKDNGTGGKKTSEEGIGLMNMKDRVNALGGNITITSEKGFRIFVMIPKTQEEK; translated from the coding sequence TTGAATTCCATCTATGATCGGTTACTTATACTAATATGTTGCAGTTTTTTTCTTGATATAAATACAAATATAAAGTATGCAGTGATAGCTTTACTGGTTGCAATGGCAATTAGCGAATTTAATTATGTAATGGAAAAAGAACTATTCTTGTATGGAAGTTATATTTGCTATTTTCTACTCTGCTTTTTTATGCCACAATTCTTCGCCTTTTTACCACTGCTATTATACGAGGCAGTTTGTTTTCGTAAGAAGACGTTAAGTATTGCAGTCGTATTTACTGCTGGCTATCAATTGGTGCAGTTTGATTCAACTTTTAAGTGTTTGTTTTTTATCATGTTACATATTATTTCTGTAACATTTGCGGTACGAACGATGAAGCAAAGCCAATTGAAGGCGCAATTATTTAAACTACAAGACACAACCAAAGAATCTAATATGGAGTTAGAGGCCAGAAATCAAGAACTTATCAGGCAACAGGATACCGAGATTTATTTAGCTACACTAAAAGAAAGAAATCGAATTGCCAGAGAGATACATGATAATGTCGGTCATATGTTGTCTCGTTCTATCCTAATAGTAGGAGCAGCCATTGCGGTAAATAAAAATGAGGAAAGCAATGAATTACTTTGCGGGTTAAAAGATACATTATCAGACGCTATGAATTCCATACGATTAAGCGTTCATGATTTGCACGATGGTGCAATTGATCTGAGAACGAGTGTAGAACAGTTGGTGAATGATTTTTCTTTTTGCAAGGTGGAATTAGATTATGATATGGGAAATGTGGTAAATCGGAATGTAAAGTATTGTTTTTTAACGATATTAAAAGAATCATTTTCCAATATGATAAAGCATAGCAACGCCACAAAGGTGGAGGTATTACTACGGGAGCATCCGGGCATGTACCAGTTACTGATAAAAGATAATGGTACTGGAGGAAAAAAGACGTCAGAAGAAGGAATCGGATTAATGAACATGAAGGATAGAGTGAATGCATTAGGAGGAAATATTACGATTACTTCTGAAAAAGGATTTCGGATATTTGTAATGATCCCAAAAACGCAGGAAGAGAAATAG
- a CDS encoding sensor histidine kinase, whose translation MFIAKYFITIFIWSMVYVILSQYLLFDMFILIYIAGVLIISLFFMFLLHTQKEKLRHSLSDIFDKSWYDYNYSEQEASIFEYKFYQFIQSNITITKSIQKEKEQIHSLITDISHQIKTPLSNIILYADLLQEEYNDERINNISSEGEKLKFLFDAMIKMSRCESGLILENLQRKENYIKELLTNAVSSIYKDAEQKNLDIQIDCNSNIKAFFDMKWTTEAISNILDNAVKYSSVGSNIEITVNDYNLYIEIEITDHGIGIEEHEQQNIWRRFYRSDSVKELQGVGIGLYLTSNIILNQKGYLKVKSKLGEGSTFSVFLSKLKSDECISSPI comes from the coding sequence ATGTTTATTGCTAAATATTTTATTACAATTTTTATATGGTCTATGGTTTATGTTATACTTTCGCAGTATTTATTATTTGATATGTTTATTCTAATATATATTGCTGGAGTCTTAATAATTTCTCTGTTTTTTATGTTTCTACTTCATACGCAAAAGGAAAAACTTCGACATAGCCTAAGTGATATTTTTGATAAATCTTGGTATGATTATAATTATTCAGAACAGGAAGCATCTATTTTTGAATATAAGTTTTATCAATTTATACAATCCAATATTACTATAACAAAAAGTATTCAAAAGGAAAAAGAGCAAATACATAGTTTAATAACCGACATCTCACATCAAATAAAAACTCCTTTGTCGAATATCATTTTGTATGCGGATTTGTTACAAGAAGAATATAATGATGAGCGCATAAATAACATAAGTTCAGAAGGAGAAAAGTTAAAATTCTTATTTGATGCAATGATAAAAATGTCACGCTGTGAAAGTGGATTAATTCTTGAAAATTTACAGCGAAAAGAAAATTATATAAAAGAATTATTGACAAATGCGGTATCTAGTATTTATAAAGATGCAGAACAAAAGAATTTAGACATACAAATAGATTGTAATTCCAATATTAAAGCTTTCTTCGATATGAAATGGACAACGGAAGCAATCTCTAATATTCTAGATAATGCAGTTAAGTATTCATCAGTTGGCAGTAATATAGAGATAACGGTTAATGATTATAATTTGTATATTGAAATTGAAATCACAGATCATGGAATAGGGATAGAAGAGCATGAACAACAAAATATATGGAGACGGTTCTATCGTAGTGATTCTGTAAAGGAATTACAAGGAGTAGGTATCGGCCTTTATTTGACGTCTAATATTATATTAAATCAAAAGGGTTATCTAAAAGTAAAAAGCAAATTAGGTGAAGGAAGTACATTCAGTGTTTTTTTAAGCAAATTAAAAAGTGATGAATGTATTAGTTCTCCAATATAA
- a CDS encoding response regulator transcription factor, with the protein MNHILVVEDDEKLRNGLVLSLSSNNQEVKAAPSIKSAKELLKIHKFDLLILDCNLPDGNGIEFCREISGATEIPIIFLTVNDTEIDIVSAFRVGATDYVTKPFSIMVLRERVKAALRRNKCRDDIYKDDYYYFNFTALEYKIEGVEVILSVVEQKIIKLLVCNKNKIIPRERLIDLVWSCNEEFIDDNALTMAIKRLRFKIGNEAIKTVYGLGYMWVGKI; encoded by the coding sequence ATGAATCACATTTTAGTGGTTGAAGATGATGAAAAACTACGAAATGGATTGGTATTATCCTTATCGTCAAACAATCAAGAAGTCAAAGCAGCCCCCTCTATTAAATCGGCGAAAGAATTACTTAAGATACATAAGTTTGATTTATTAATATTAGATTGTAATTTGCCAGATGGTAACGGAATTGAATTTTGTAGAGAAATAAGCGGAGCAACAGAGATTCCTATCATATTTTTAACTGTCAATGATACTGAAATTGATATTGTATCAGCATTTCGTGTGGGAGCAACGGATTATGTAACGAAACCATTCTCTATTATGGTATTAAGGGAAAGAGTTAAAGCAGCATTAAGGCGAAATAAATGTAGAGATGATATATATAAAGATGATTATTACTATTTTAATTTTACTGCTTTGGAATATAAGATAGAAGGGGTAGAAGTTATATTAAGTGTTGTAGAGCAGAAAATAATAAAACTATTGGTCTGTAATAAAAATAAGATTATACCAAGGGAAAGACTAATAGATTTGGTATGGTCCTGTAATGAAGAATTTATTGATGATAATGCACTTACTATGGCTATCAAAAGGTTACGTTTTAAAATCGGAAATGAAGCTATAAAAACGGTATATGGATTAGGATATATGTGGGTTGGGAAAATTTAA
- a CDS encoding response regulator transcription factor, producing the protein MRIVIVDDDRLVCSSLKVILEMDSEIKVEAIGNDGREAITLYEKYTPDVLLMDIRMSTMSGIDAAEKILVKHKDAKILFLTTFSDDEYIVKALKIGAKGYLLKQDYDSIQPALKAVSMGQSVFGSDVITKLPDLMQKKKEFPYGAYQLTKKEYELLTMVAEGLSNKEIADVMFLSEGTVRNYLSNLMLKLDVRDRTQAAIFYYKQMQ; encoded by the coding sequence ATGAGAATTGTAATAGTTGATGATGACCGTTTGGTATGTTCATCTTTAAAGGTTATCTTAGAAATGGATTCTGAGATTAAAGTAGAAGCTATCGGAAATGATGGGCGTGAAGCCATTACTCTATATGAGAAGTATACTCCTGATGTGCTATTAATGGACATTCGTATGTCTACAATGAGCGGCATTGATGCAGCAGAAAAAATATTAGTGAAACATAAAGATGCTAAGATATTATTTTTAACAACATTTTCAGATGATGAATATATTGTGAAGGCATTAAAGATTGGCGCAAAAGGATATTTGTTAAAACAAGACTATGATAGTATACAGCCTGCGTTAAAGGCGGTTTCCATGGGTCAAAGTGTATTTGGTTCAGATGTTATAACCAAGTTACCAGACTTAATGCAGAAGAAAAAGGAATTCCCTTATGGGGCATATCAGCTAACAAAGAAGGAATACGAACTTCTAACTATGGTCGCGGAAGGACTTAGTAACAAAGAAATCGCAGATGTCATGTTCTTAAGTGAAGGTACAGTTAGGAATTATTTAAGTAATTTGATGTTGAAACTAGATGTTAGGGATCGTACACAGGCAGCTATTTTTTATTATAAGCAGATGCAGTGA
- a CDS encoding ABC transporter ATP-binding protein — protein sequence MLIEIKNLKKTYGIGETTVHALKGINLSIEQGEFIAIVGTSGSGKSTLLNLIGGLDYPTEGNILINDRDIYALKPDELTIFRRRSIGFVFQSYNLVPILNVYQNIMLPLQLDNVRPDKKFLELIINTLGISEKKNSLPNNLSGGQQQRVAIARALIAHPQVILADEPTGNLDSKTALEVILLLKQLNETYGQTIIMITHDEEIAQIATRRIHIEDGRLISDTKEVFGHE from the coding sequence ATGTTAATAGAGATTAAAAATTTAAAGAAAACTTATGGAATCGGCGAAACTACAGTACATGCTCTAAAAGGAATTAACCTATCGATTGAACAAGGTGAGTTTATTGCTATTGTAGGAACAAGTGGGAGTGGTAAAAGTACATTGCTAAATCTTATCGGAGGATTAGATTATCCTACGGAAGGAAATATTCTTATTAACGATAGAGATATCTACGCATTGAAACCGGATGAATTAACAATATTTCGAAGAAGATCTATTGGTTTTGTATTTCAAAGCTATAATTTGGTACCTATATTAAATGTTTATCAAAACATAATGTTACCATTACAATTAGATAATGTAAGACCAGATAAAAAGTTTTTAGAACTTATAATAAATACTCTCGGTATCTCTGAAAAGAAAAACAGTCTTCCAAATAATTTATCTGGCGGGCAGCAGCAAAGAGTTGCAATTGCAAGAGCATTGATAGCACATCCACAAGTAATATTAGCGGATGAACCTACCGGTAATTTAGATAGTAAAACAGCTCTTGAAGTAATTTTATTATTGAAGCAGTTAAATGAAACCTACGGTCAGACAATTATAATGATAACGCATGATGAAGAAATTGCGCAAATTGCTACAAGGAGAATACATATAGAGGATGGTCGTTTAATCTCTGATACGAAGGAGGTATTTGGCCATGAATAA